In the genome of Triticum urartu cultivar G1812 chromosome 5, Tu2.1, whole genome shotgun sequence, one region contains:
- the LOC125509657 gene encoding 7-deoxyloganetin glucosyltransferase-like: MATVAAAGSSVEKRHAVFFPFPAQGHVKPALQLARLLHRCHGFQVTFVHTEHNRRRLLRSRGPGALDGVPGFRFAAVPDGLPPSEADASQDMAALLSTTEALVPPFRSLVSGLLPPASCVISDVEHVLYASKEMGLPCVTFWTSSAFAFMACQQCQRLVDMGIVPLKEAEQLRNGHLDDTVLDWVPGMPKDIRLRDFPSFIRTTDPDDAMLKILLRSMACHRTTPSAVIFHTFDEIDREAMAAMSTILPPIYAVGPLPLLLDQVSSTTASVVDTLESNLSKENYACLEWLNGKGPNSVLYVSFGSIATLTREQLVEFAWGLANSKKDFLWVIRNDQVINGDDDPAAAAVLPPEFQEETKARSHVTSWCPQEAVLRHEATCAFLTHCGWNSVLESIGAGVPMLCWPFGADQYTNTRYVCSEWRLGLEIGGGDVKRDEVEAAIREVMDGGDKGKAMTRMAMEWKEKATAAALTGGPSWVNLEKVVDEVLAVHPSKISDTES; encoded by the exons ATGGCGACCGTGGCAGCCGCAGGATCGTCGGTGGAGAAGCGTCACGCCGTGTTCTTCCCTTTCCCGGCGCAGGGCCACGTCAAGCCGGCGCTCCAGCTGGCCAGGCTCCTCCACCGTTGCCATGGGTTTCAGGTCACCTTCGTCCACACGGAGCAcaaccgccgccgcctcctccgctCGCGAGGCCCCGGCGCGCTGGACGGGGTGCCCGGGTTCCGCTTCGCCGCCGTCCCGGACGGCCTGCCCCCGTCCGAGGCGGACGCGTCGCAGGACATGGCTGCCCTGCTGTCCACCACGGAGGCCCTGGTCCCGCCCTTCCGGAGCCTCGTCTCCGGCCTCCTCCCGCCGGCGTCCTGCGTCATCTCCGACGTCGAGCACGTCCTGTACGCGTCCAAGGAGATGGGCCTTCCCTGCGTCACCTTCTGGACGTCGAGCGCGTTCGCCTTCATGGCCTGCCAGCAGTGCCAGCGGCTTGTCGACATGGGCATTGTCCCCCTCAAAG AGGCTGAGCAGCTGAGGAATGGACACCTGGACGACACGGTCCTGGACTGGGTGCCGGGGATGCCCAAAGACATCCGCCTCAGAGACTTCCCGAGCTTCATCCGCACGACGGACCCCGACGACGCCATGCTCAAAATCCTCCTGCGCTCAATGGCGTGCCACAGGACCACTCCGTCCGCCGTCATCTTCCACACCTTCGACGAGATCGATCGCGAGGCCATGGCGGCCATGTCCACCATCCTGCCACCGATCTACGCCGTCGGACCATTGCCGCTCCTTCTCGATCAAGTTTCTAGCACCACTGCCAGTGTGGTTGACACGTTAGAATCAAATCTATCCAAGGAGAACTACGCCTGCCTAGAGTGGCTGAATGGCAAGGGGCCAAACTCGGTGCTCTACGTGAGCTTCGGCAGCATAGCAACGCTGACGAGGGAGCAACTGGTGGAGTTCGCGTGGGGTTTGGCCAATAGCAAAAAGGACTTCCTGTGGGTGATCAGAAACGATCAAGTGATCAACGGCGACGACGaccccgctgccgccgccgtgCTGCCACCGGAGTTCCAGGAGGAGACGAAGGCGAGGAGCCACGTGACGAGCTGGTGCCCGCAGGAGGCGGTGCTCCGTCACGAGGCGACGTGCGCGTTCCTGACGCACTGCGGGTGGAACTCCGTCCTGGAGAGCATCGGCGCCGGGGTGCCGATGCTCTGCTGGCCCTTCGGCGCCGACCAGTACACGAACACGAGGTACGTTTGCTCGGAGTGGCGCCTCGGCTTGGAGATCGGCGGCGGCGATGTCAAGAGGGACGAGGTGGAGGCGGCCATCCGGGAGGTGATGGATGGAGGAGACAAGGGAAAAGCGATGACGAGAATGGCCATGGAATGGAAGGAGAAGGCGACCGCGGCTGCACTGACGGGTGGGCCCTCTTGGGTCAATCTGGAGAAGGTGGTCGATGAGGTGCTTGCTGTGCATCCTAGCAAGATTAGTGATACGGAATCATGA
- the LOC125509658 gene encoding uncharacterized protein LOC125509658, translating to MPPPPGWLLLHPCAPSHLHSLQRPIPSPASCNWSCQCAASAAGECPPQGLPLCSGAPRPSPTLCLVARDVLLQPGAVARRAGSGALLRPIPGCSPARPDSAAQDLLSTNNNQAGTGVLQSDGPTITEKVRALAAKPNRYGVCYSGYVINNFRFHTMSHESGHVTQNSGVVNIAENGVRYYGRLSGIFELSYNDYKVVFFNCDWYDVYHEVGIQTDEFGFTLVNKSGKIHTGDELEDDPFVFSSQVQQIFFVQDPKAELWNVVVEVRPHDLFDMGAEESSDETY from the exons atgccgccgccgccgggctGGCTCCTCCTCCATCCCTGCGCCCCGTCCCATCTCCACAGCCTCCAGCGACCAATTCCATCTCCTGCCTCCTGCAACTGGTCCTGCCAGTGCGCTGCGTCCGCCGCCGGTGAATGCCCTCCGCAAGGACTGCCCCTCTGCTCTGGCGCTCCTCGGCCGTCCCCGACCCTTTGCCTGGTCGCCAGGGACGTGCTGCTCCAGCCGGGGGCCGTCGCCCGCCGCGCCGGCTCTGGCGCTTTGCTCCGGCCAATCCCGGGCTGCTCGCCTGCTCGGCCCGACTCTGCCGCCCAGGACTTGCTGTCAACAAACAACAATCAGGCTGGGACAGGG GTTTTACAAAGCGATGGACCAACTATTACAGAAAAGGTAAGAGCTTTGGCTGCAAAACCCAACAGATACGGGGTGTGCTATAGTGGCTATGTCATCAACAACTTCAGGTTCCACACAATGAGTCATGAGTCAGGGCATGTCACACAAAATAGTGGTGTAGTGAACATTGCAGAAAATGGTGTTAGATATTATGGCAGATTAAGTGGCATCTTTGAATTGTCATACAATGATTACAAGGTGGTGTTCTTTAATTGTGATTGGTATGATGTCTACCATGAAGTTGGCATTCAAACGGATGAGTTTGGGTTCACTCTTGTGAACAAGTCTGGGAAAATACACACAGGGGATGAGCTAGAGGATGATCCTTTTGTATTTTCCTCCCAAGTGCAGCAGATTTTCTTTGTTCAAGATCCAAAAGCTGAACTATGGAATGTAGTAGTGGAAGTCAGGCCTCATGATCTTTTTGACATGGGTGCTGAAGAATCATCGGATGAAACATATTAG